In Marisediminicola antarctica, one DNA window encodes the following:
- a CDS encoding ABC transporter permease: MPSNAPLSPTHFVAPLDETPLVAVDNVQVAAKPSNLYLDAWRDMRRRPLFYVSGVFVLLVFIVALFPTLFTQLDPRACALSFSNQGPSAGHPLGYTKQGCDVYARIIFGTRTSVSVGIIVTLLVTVIGIVVGALSGYYGRWIDAVLSRIGDIFFAIPYILAAIVIMSVVAREARSIMVLSLAIGVFAWPSTARVLRGQILSVKNSDFVMSAAALGVSNFRILLRHVLPNSIAPVIVITTIGLAGAIVAEATLSFLGIGLPPDVMSWGKDISQAQGDLRNNPMTLIYPSIALSVTVLSFILMGEVLRDALDPKARARR; encoded by the coding sequence ATGCCAAGTAACGCCCCGCTGTCGCCGACCCACTTCGTCGCACCCCTCGACGAGACTCCTCTTGTCGCCGTCGACAACGTGCAGGTCGCCGCGAAGCCCAGCAACCTCTATCTCGACGCCTGGCGCGATATGCGCCGCCGTCCGTTGTTCTACGTCTCCGGCGTTTTCGTGCTGCTCGTGTTCATCGTGGCGCTGTTCCCGACGCTGTTCACCCAGCTCGATCCGCGCGCCTGTGCCCTCTCGTTCAGCAACCAGGGCCCGAGCGCGGGCCACCCGCTCGGCTACACCAAGCAGGGCTGCGACGTGTACGCGCGGATCATCTTCGGAACGCGCACCTCCGTCTCGGTAGGCATCATCGTGACACTGCTCGTCACGGTCATCGGAATTGTCGTGGGCGCGCTGTCGGGGTACTACGGGCGCTGGATCGACGCAGTGCTTTCCCGCATCGGCGACATCTTCTTCGCCATCCCGTACATCCTCGCCGCCATCGTCATCATGTCGGTTGTCGCTCGCGAGGCGCGCAGCATCATGGTGCTCTCCCTCGCCATCGGGGTCTTCGCCTGGCCGAGCACCGCTCGCGTGCTGCGCGGCCAGATCCTGTCGGTGAAGAACTCCGACTTCGTGATGTCAGCGGCCGCGCTGGGGGTGTCCAACTTCCGCATCCTGCTGCGGCACGTGCTCCCCAACTCGATCGCCCCGGTGATCGTCATCACCACCATCGGTCTCGCCGGCGCGATCGTCGCCGAGGCGACGCTGTCGTTCCTCGGAATCGGACTGCCGCCGGATGTCATGTCGTGGGGAAAGGACATCTCCCAGGCGCAGGGCGACCTCCGGAACAACCCCATGACGCTCATCTACCCCTCGATCGCCCTCTCCGTGACGGTGCTCTCATTCATCCTCATGGGCGAAGTCCTCCGCGACGCCCTCGATCCGAAGGCACGGGCACGCCGATGA
- a CDS encoding dipeptide ABC transporter ATP-binding protein has product MTDTTVATTPVSARDNGTPLLDIRDLHVGFVTQNGIVPALNGVSLTIMPGETVAIVGESGSGKSTAAHSIIDLLPGTGKVTSGQILFEGQDLAATSGKAFDKIRGNLIGFVPQDPMSNLNPVWNIGFQVEETLVANGRAKRGKDAKAKAITVLKEAGLADAETRLKQYPHQFSGGMKQRVLIGIGLSSRPKLLIADEPTSALDVTVQRVILDHLATLTGDSGTAVLFITHDLGLAAERAEKLVVMYKGKIVESGPSLEILQNPQHPYTKRLVAAAPSLASRRIQGGHLEGAAHDRVVPDAAAPRVTAEPAISVEKLTKVFQINTGKMRSQPFTAVDDVSFSIPKGTTMALVGESGSGKSTVAKLILKLESATSGSVMVGGKDINKVGGRELLALRRQMQPVFQDPFGSLDPLYNIGSTIAEPLVTHRVGSKKERHARVLELLEQVALPTTLIDRYPNELSGGQRQRIAIARALALKPEILVLDEAVSALDVLVQAQILALLTELQSELDLTYLFITHDLAVVRLVADHVSVMRQGKIVEASSTDEVFDNPREEYTKELLAAIPGTGVELGF; this is encoded by the coding sequence ATGACCGACACGACCGTAGCGACCACTCCGGTATCAGCCCGGGATAACGGCACCCCACTGCTGGATATCCGCGACCTCCACGTCGGCTTCGTCACCCAGAACGGCATCGTCCCGGCGCTCAACGGCGTCAGCCTGACGATCATGCCGGGGGAGACGGTCGCGATCGTGGGCGAGTCGGGGTCGGGCAAGTCGACGGCCGCCCACTCGATCATCGATCTCCTGCCCGGGACCGGCAAGGTGACGAGCGGCCAGATTCTCTTCGAGGGCCAGGACCTCGCTGCGACCTCGGGCAAGGCGTTCGACAAAATTCGGGGCAACCTGATCGGCTTCGTGCCCCAGGACCCGATGTCGAACCTCAACCCGGTTTGGAACATCGGCTTCCAGGTTGAGGAGACCCTCGTCGCGAACGGGCGGGCGAAGCGCGGCAAGGATGCCAAGGCCAAGGCGATCACCGTGCTGAAGGAGGCCGGGCTTGCAGATGCCGAGACCCGGCTGAAGCAGTATCCGCACCAGTTCTCCGGCGGAATGAAGCAGCGCGTGCTCATCGGCATCGGGCTCTCCTCGCGCCCGAAGCTCCTGATCGCCGACGAGCCGACCTCTGCGCTCGATGTGACCGTGCAGCGGGTCATCCTCGACCACCTCGCGACGCTCACCGGCGACAGCGGCACCGCAGTGCTGTTCATCACCCACGACCTCGGTCTCGCCGCCGAGAGGGCCGAGAAGCTCGTCGTGATGTACAAGGGCAAGATTGTGGAGTCCGGCCCGTCGCTGGAGATCCTCCAGAACCCGCAGCATCCGTACACGAAGCGGCTCGTCGCGGCGGCTCCCAGCCTCGCCTCCCGCCGAATCCAGGGCGGTCATCTCGAGGGTGCCGCGCACGATCGGGTGGTGCCGGATGCTGCGGCGCCGCGCGTCACCGCCGAACCCGCGATCTCCGTGGAGAAGCTCACCAAGGTGTTCCAGATCAACACGGGAAAGATGCGCTCGCAACCGTTCACCGCCGTCGACGACGTGTCGTTCTCGATCCCCAAGGGCACGACGATGGCCCTCGTGGGGGAGTCCGGCTCGGGCAAGTCCACGGTCGCAAAGCTCATCCTCAAGCTCGAGTCGGCGACATCAGGTTCCGTGATGGTGGGTGGCAAGGACATCAACAAGGTGGGTGGGCGCGAGCTCCTCGCCCTCCGGCGCCAGATGCAGCCTGTGTTCCAAGACCCGTTCGGCTCGCTCGACCCGCTCTACAACATCGGGTCGACGATCGCGGAGCCCCTCGTCACCCACCGTGTCGGCAGCAAGAAGGAACGGCACGCACGGGTGCTGGAGCTGCTCGAGCAGGTCGCCCTGCCGACGACGCTCATCGACCGGTACCCGAACGAGCTGTCCGGCGGACAGCGCCAGCGCATCGCGATCGCGCGCGCTCTCGCCCTGAAGCCCGAGATCCTTGTGCTGGACGAGGCCGTCTCGGCGCTCGACGTGCTCGTGCAGGCCCAGATCCTCGCGCTGTTGACGGAGCTGCAGTCCGAGCTCGATCTGACCTACCTCTTTATCACTCACGACCTCGCCGTCGTCAGGCTCGTCGCGGACCATGTCTCGGTCATGCGTCAGGGAAAGATCGTGGAGGCGTCGTCGACAGACGAGGTCTTCGATAATCCGCGTGAGGAATACACAAAGGAACTGCTGGCCGCGATCCCGGGAACCGGAGTTGAGCTCGGCTTCTGA